The following proteins come from a genomic window of Paenibacillus sp. CAA11:
- a CDS encoding glycosyltransferase family 2 protein, whose protein sequence is MLDAIMISLQIILAVIAVYQFVFSLFGMYIKKHKKQHAPTKSFAILVAAHNEEAVVGALMENLKELRYPKELYDVFVICDNCTDRTAEIVRSYGMNACVRTNPNQRGKGYAIEWMLKELWDMPRQYDGVVMFDADNLAHPDFLQEMNNDLCNGARVIQGYIDTKNPEDSWVTAAYGISYWYVNRLWQLSRHNLGMANFLGGTGMCFEAQLLKEIGWGATSLVEDLEFTMRCVNRGVYPVFNYNARLFDEKPLSFKASARQRLRWMQGHFTVARRYFFPLLWKSLKERSLVKLDMALYAVNVYIVLITFLLTAIVWADQSLFNGPHFSTLYAHLPMWVSFLAIGANVVTFLLAMALEKVTYKKVYWYLVLFPIYLISWWPITFYAFFTQNNKQWSHTQHTRVVRLEEVQSKQG, encoded by the coding sequence ATGCTCGATGCGATTATGATTTCGCTTCAGATAATTCTGGCAGTGATCGCAGTGTATCAATTTGTATTTTCTTTGTTCGGCATGTATATAAAGAAACATAAAAAACAGCATGCACCGACCAAATCGTTCGCCATTCTGGTTGCGGCCCACAACGAGGAAGCTGTTGTAGGGGCGCTGATGGAGAACTTAAAGGAACTTAGGTATCCGAAAGAGTTGTACGATGTGTTTGTCATTTGCGATAACTGTACCGACCGCACGGCCGAAATTGTTCGCAGCTACGGCATGAATGCTTGTGTGCGAACCAATCCGAACCAGCGCGGTAAAGGGTATGCGATTGAATGGATGCTTAAAGAGCTGTGGGATATGCCGCGTCAATATGACGGTGTAGTGATGTTCGATGCTGACAATCTTGCTCATCCGGACTTCCTGCAGGAAATGAACAACGATCTTTGTAACGGAGCCCGCGTTATTCAGGGCTATATAGACACCAAGAACCCTGAGGATTCTTGGGTGACGGCAGCTTACGGTATTTCTTACTGGTATGTCAATCGTCTGTGGCAGCTGTCCAGACATAATTTGGGCATGGCTAACTTTCTTGGCGGAACGGGCATGTGTTTTGAGGCCCAGCTCCTCAAAGAGATTGGCTGGGGTGCAACAAGCCTTGTAGAGGACTTGGAGTTTACGATGCGTTGTGTTAATCGCGGCGTGTATCCAGTCTTTAACTATAACGCGAGGTTGTTCGATGAGAAGCCGTTGTCCTTCAAAGCATCTGCACGCCAGCGGCTGCGCTGGATGCAGGGACACTTTACGGTTGCGCGCCGTTATTTCTTCCCTCTGCTTTGGAAGAGCTTGAAAGAGAGAAGCCTTGTGAAGCTGGATATGGCTTTGTACGCAGTCAATGTGTACATCGTGCTTATCACCTTCCTGCTTACGGCGATTGTATGGGCTGATCAATCTTTGTTCAATGGGCCGCATTTCTCGACCCTGTACGCGCATTTGCCTATGTGGGTATCGTTTTTAGCCATCGGTGCCAATGTGGTAACCTTCTTGTTGGCCATGGCACTGGAGAAAGTCACGTATAAGAAGGTCTACTGGTATCTTGTGCTGTTCCCAATTTACCTGATCTCCTGGTGGCCAATTACTTTCTACGCGTTCTTTACTCAGAACAACAAGCAGTGGAGTCACACGCAGCATACCCGTGTAGTAAGACTCGAAGAGGTCCAAAGCAAACAAGGATAA
- the ilvC gene encoding ketol-acid reductoisomerase has translation MAVTLYYEKDAELSVLKGKTIAIIGYGSQGHAHAQNLRESGLDVVIGLREGKSFDKAKEDGFEVLSVAEATRRADVVQILMPDETQAAVYNSEIAPNLKKGAALLFAHGFNVHFGQIVPSKDNDVLLVAPKSPGHMVRRTYVDGFGVPGLIAIHQDATGQAKQIGLAYAKGIGCTRAGVIETSFREETETDLFGEQAVLCGGVSALIKAGFETLTEAGYAPEMAYFECLHELKLIVDLIYEGGLATMRDSISNTAEYGDYVTGPRIVTDETKKAMKEVLSDIQQGKFARDFILENQSNRAFLTATRRNEASHPIEVVGAELRGLMHWIKK, from the coding sequence ATGGCAGTTACTTTGTACTACGAAAAAGATGCGGAACTCAGCGTACTGAAAGGGAAGACGATCGCAATTATCGGTTATGGAAGCCAAGGGCATGCTCATGCTCAGAACCTTCGCGAAAGCGGGCTTGACGTAGTCATTGGCCTTCGTGAAGGCAAATCATTTGACAAAGCCAAGGAAGACGGCTTCGAAGTCTTGTCTGTAGCAGAAGCTACCCGCCGTGCGGATGTAGTGCAAATTCTGATGCCGGATGAGACACAGGCTGCAGTGTATAACAGCGAGATCGCACCCAACTTGAAAAAAGGCGCCGCACTCCTGTTTGCACACGGATTTAACGTTCACTTCGGCCAAATTGTTCCTTCCAAGGACAATGACGTACTGCTTGTAGCTCCTAAATCACCAGGACACATGGTTCGTCGTACTTATGTAGATGGATTTGGTGTACCAGGGCTGATCGCGATTCATCAGGATGCAACAGGGCAAGCCAAACAGATTGGTCTCGCCTATGCTAAAGGGATCGGCTGTACACGTGCTGGTGTAATTGAAACTTCCTTCCGTGAAGAGACTGAAACAGATTTGTTCGGAGAGCAGGCTGTTCTGTGCGGCGGTGTAAGTGCCTTGATCAAAGCAGGCTTTGAAACACTCACAGAAGCAGGCTATGCTCCGGAAATGGCTTACTTTGAGTGCTTGCATGAGCTGAAGCTCATCGTGGACCTGATCTATGAAGGAGGTCTGGCAACGATGCGTGATTCCATCAGTAACACTGCTGAATACGGCGATTATGTTACAGGCCCACGGATCGTAACAGACGAGACGAAGAAAGCGATGAAGGAAGTATTGTCCGACATCCAGCAAGGTAAATTTGCACGGGACTTCATCCTTGAAAATCAATCGAACCGCGCATTCCTTACAGCAACACGCCGTAACGAAGCTAGTCATCCTATCGAAGTGGTGGGAGCTGAACTCCGCGGCTTGATGCACTGGATTAAGAAGTAA
- the rpmI gene encoding 50S ribosomal protein L35 has protein sequence MPKMKTHSSLKGRFKITGTGKVRRYKANRNHLLSHKSKRAKRVLANSPVAYSGDVSRLKQGLANLK, from the coding sequence ATGCCTAAAATGAAAACGCACAGCAGCCTGAAAGGCCGCTTCAAAATTACGGGAACTGGTAAAGTAAGACGTTACAAAGCTAACAGAAATCACCTGTTGTCCCATAAATCCAAACGTGCGAAACGCGTTCTGGCTAACAGCCCGGTTGCATATTCCGGTGACGTAAGCCGCTTGAAACAAGGCTTGGCTAATCTGAAGTAG
- the infC gene encoding translation initiation factor IF-3, whose product MINDEIRAREVRLVGAEGEQIGIKPIREALQMAIDLNLDLVNVAPTAKPPVCRIMDYGKFRYEQQKKEKEARKNQKIVDIKEVWFRANIEEHDFQTKLRNVIKFLNEGDKVKCSVRFRGREITHADIGQKILERVKTEVAELCSVERQPKLEGRSMIMILAPKN is encoded by the coding sequence TTGATCAATGATGAAATACGGGCCAGAGAAGTACGCCTGGTTGGTGCTGAAGGTGAGCAAATTGGAATTAAGCCGATTCGCGAAGCGCTGCAGATGGCTATCGATCTGAATCTGGATTTGGTGAACGTGGCGCCGACAGCTAAGCCGCCGGTGTGCCGGATTATGGACTATGGCAAGTTCCGTTACGAGCAGCAGAAGAAAGAGAAGGAAGCCCGTAAGAATCAGAAAATCGTGGACATCAAGGAAGTTTGGTTCCGTGCCAACATTGAGGAACACGACTTTCAAACGAAGCTGCGTAATGTGATCAAATTCTTAAACGAAGGCGATAAAGTGAAATGTTCTGTCCGCTTCCGCGGACGGGAAATTACGCATGCCGATATCGGCCAAAAGATCTTGGAGCGCGTGAAGACTGAAGTTGCTGAACTTTGCAGCGTCGAACGCCAGCCTAAATTGGAAGGCCGCAGCATGATTATGATCCTGGCTCCAAAAAATTAA
- the rplT gene encoding 50S ribosomal protein L20: MARVKGGFVVRRRHKKVLKLAKGYFGSKHRIFKTANEQVMKSLLYAYRDRRTKKRDFRRLWIVRINAAARMNGLSYSKLMHGLKLAEVNINRKMLADLAVNDINAFNSLATVAKEKINA, from the coding sequence ATGGCAAGAGTAAAAGGCGGATTCGTCGTTCGTCGTCGTCATAAAAAAGTATTGAAGCTTGCAAAAGGTTACTTTGGTTCTAAACACCGCATTTTCAAAACAGCTAACGAGCAGGTTATGAAGTCCTTGCTGTATGCATACCGTGACCGCCGTACGAAAAAACGCGATTTCCGCAGACTGTGGATCGTGCGTATTAACGCGGCTGCTCGTATGAACGGTTTGTCTTACAGCAAGCTGATGCATGGCTTGAAGCTGGCTGAAGTGAACATTAACCGTAAGATGCTTGCTGATCTGGCTGTTAATGACATCAATGCGTTCAATTCTTTGGCTACTGTAGCTAAAGAGAAAATTAACGCTTAA
- a CDS encoding FeoB-associated Cys-rich membrane protein produces the protein MIDIILGALLFSYAGWTLYRFVKKSRKGACASCSQNKSCSAACSAFQNPADTEKKAPV, from the coding sequence ATGATTGATATTATCCTTGGTGCCCTGTTATTCTCTTATGCCGGATGGACCCTATACCGTTTTGTTAAAAAAAGCAGGAAAGGCGCCTGTGCTTCATGTTCTCAGAACAAATCCTGCAGTGCCGCTTGCAGTGCATTTCAGAATCCTGCAGATACAGAGAAGAAGGCTCCGGTATAA
- a CDS encoding ATP-binding protein, which yields MLGEYQETLLQSVEAFQSAELVKNKYENVLQNLDSGIMLFDSEGVCTFVNVQMAKLAELPRQSLMGCTLMQLLRHPYINRSKRKRILRFFRETIHYRKKYHEFIDEYGRHWLITVTYGDQMDGDFLLSVKDVSDYKQIEKAAYQNDKLAMLGKISAAIAHEIRNPLTAIRGFIQLLRPHLVQLGKDEYARIILMEIDRANDIIHEFLNSSKPTAPQTSVLQVASLLRQTVLLIESEALMKSCEVRMHVEDENMKVSVDVKQIKQVLLNMIKNAMDAIEETADGRLGIIDIEAKICGKSAVMTIRDNGNGMDQAHLVRLFDPFFTTKERGTGLGLSVSYKIIKNHGGTISVESHKGEGTAFVISLPLLSE from the coding sequence ATGTTGGGTGAATATCAAGAAACTCTGCTCCAATCTGTCGAAGCTTTTCAGTCTGCCGAGCTCGTAAAGAATAAGTACGAGAATGTGCTCCAAAATCTGGATAGTGGGATTATGTTGTTCGATTCGGAAGGGGTCTGTACTTTTGTCAATGTACAGATGGCCAAGCTGGCAGAGCTCCCTCGCCAGTCCCTAATGGGCTGCACTTTAATGCAGCTGCTGCGACACCCGTATATTAACCGGTCTAAGAGGAAACGAATTTTGCGGTTTTTCCGTGAGACGATTCATTATCGCAAGAAGTACCATGAGTTTATAGATGAGTATGGAAGACATTGGTTAATTACCGTAACTTATGGTGATCAAATGGATGGGGATTTTTTGCTGAGCGTAAAAGATGTATCCGATTATAAACAAATTGAGAAGGCGGCCTATCAAAATGATAAGCTGGCTATGTTAGGTAAAATATCTGCGGCGATTGCGCATGAAATCCGCAACCCGCTGACGGCAATCCGTGGCTTCATTCAACTGCTGCGCCCCCATTTGGTTCAGCTTGGCAAGGATGAGTATGCGCGGATTATTCTTATGGAGATTGACCGGGCCAACGATATCATCCACGAATTTTTAAATTCCTCCAAGCCTACTGCTCCTCAGACATCAGTCCTTCAGGTTGCTTCCCTGCTTAGACAAACTGTTCTGCTCATTGAAAGCGAGGCGCTCATGAAGAGCTGCGAGGTACGTATGCATGTTGAAGATGAGAATATGAAGGTCTCTGTTGATGTCAAACAAATCAAGCAGGTGCTGCTTAACATGATAAAGAACGCCATGGATGCCATTGAAGAGACGGCTGATGGTAGGCTGGGCATTATTGATATTGAAGCGAAGATATGCGGGAAGAGTGCGGTTATGACGATTCGAGACAATGGAAATGGCATGGATCAGGCACATCTGGTTCGTCTGTTCGATCCCTTTTTTACGACAAAAGAGAGGGGGACAGGCCTAGGATTGTCCGTAAGCTACAAGATCATTAAAAACCATGGAGGCACTATTTCCGTAGAGAGCCATAAGGGTGAAGGCACTGCCTTTGTGATATCGCTTCCATTGCTGAGCGAATAG
- the ilvN gene encoding acetolactate synthase small subunit — protein MKNFAIAVLVNDQPGVLQRVSGLFGRRGFNIESITVGQSEEAGLSRMVIVTKGDENTLEQIEKQLYKLIDVIKVINLSAKPMVSRELALIKVKAEPPERPEIMGLVETFRAAVVDIGTHSLMVQVVGDTEKIDAMIELLKPYGIRELSRTGVTAMTRGNAS, from the coding sequence ATGAAGAACTTTGCAATTGCTGTACTGGTCAATGACCAGCCAGGTGTACTTCAACGGGTGTCTGGACTGTTTGGACGGCGAGGTTTTAATATCGAGAGCATTACGGTTGGACAGTCGGAAGAAGCTGGATTGTCACGCATGGTTATTGTCACCAAAGGTGATGAGAACACACTAGAGCAGATTGAGAAGCAGCTATATAAGCTGATCGATGTCATTAAAGTCATTAATCTGAGTGCGAAGCCAATGGTGTCAAGGGAACTGGCCCTTATTAAGGTAAAAGCGGAGCCGCCAGAGCGTCCGGAGATTATGGGGCTTGTTGAAACATTCCGAGCCGCCGTAGTGGACATCGGTACACACAGCCTAATGGTACAGGTCGTAGGGGATACCGAGAAAATCGATGCTATGATCGAACTGCTCAAGCCATACGGTATTCGTGAATTATCACGCACCGGAGTCACTGCAATGACTCGGGGAAATGCATCGTAG
- a CDS encoding peroxiredoxin produces MAERLVGRPAPDFSMETVTGDGKDFGKASLSDYRGKWLVFFFYPLDFTFVCPTEITALSEAYDQFKALDTEILGVSVDSVHSHKAWINTPKDSNGLGQLKFPLASDLTKNVARDYGVLIEEEGVALRGLFIIDPDGELKYQVVNHNDVGRSVEETLRVLQALQSGGLCPMNWKPGDKNL; encoded by the coding sequence ATGGCAGAACGTCTGGTTGGAAGACCTGCTCCTGATTTCAGCATGGAGACTGTAACGGGAGACGGTAAAGATTTTGGGAAAGCGAGTTTGTCTGACTATCGTGGTAAATGGTTGGTTTTCTTCTTTTACCCGCTGGACTTCACCTTTGTATGTCCGACAGAAATTACAGCTCTCAGCGAAGCATATGACCAATTCAAAGCACTCGATACTGAAATCCTGGGAGTAAGCGTTGACTCCGTGCACAGCCACAAGGCTTGGATTAACACTCCGAAGGACAGCAATGGTCTGGGACAACTGAAATTCCCGCTGGCTTCAGATCTTACAAAGAATGTAGCCCGTGACTACGGCGTTCTGATTGAAGAGGAAGGCGTAGCATTACGCGGCTTGTTTATTATCGATCCTGATGGCGAGCTTAAATATCAAGTGGTTAATCATAACGATGTGGGCCGCAGTGTAGAGGAGACGTTGCGTGTTCTTCAGGCCCTTCAATCTGGTGGTCTTTGCCCAATGAACTGGAAGCCGGGCGACAAAAATCTGTAA
- the ilvB gene encoding biosynthetic-type acetolactate synthase large subunit has product MSAQIPAMKSTKELREKWMEPEVISGSEILLRSLLLEGVECVFGYPGGAVLYIYDALYGFNDFHHLLTRHEQGAIHAADGYARASGKVGVCIATSGPGATNLVTGIATAYMDSVPLVVITGNVATTLIGTDAFQEADITGITMPITKHSYLVRNVEDLPRIIHEAFHIANTGRKGPVLIDIPKDVSAAKTMFHPGEAMNLRGYNPTITPNRLQLDKLAAAIAEAERPVIIAGGGVIYSGGHEALLEFVERTEIPITTTLLGLGAFPSGNSLWMGMPGMHGTYTANHAIQQSDLLINIGARFDDRVTGALDGFAPKAKIVHIDIDPAEIGKNVKADIPIVGDAKTVLEQMNGLVKRASKADAWRDQIRKWKAEKPLKYVDSNEVLKPQWVIQMLNDMTHGQAIVTTDVGQHQMWTAQYYKFNQPRSWITSGGLGTMGFGFPSAIGAQMAQPDRLVISINGDGGMQMCSQELAICAINKIPVKIVVLNNQVLGMVRQWQELIYENRYSHIDLAGSPDFVKLAEAYGVKGLRATNKEDAQKVWQEAMETPGPVLVEFVVHKGENVYPMVTQGSPIDQMLMGDCE; this is encoded by the coding sequence ATGAGCGCGCAAATACCAGCCATGAAGTCTACTAAAGAATTACGTGAGAAATGGATGGAACCGGAAGTGATTTCCGGTTCGGAAATTCTGCTCCGAAGCTTGCTGCTTGAAGGTGTGGAATGCGTCTTTGGCTATCCGGGCGGAGCTGTGCTTTACATTTATGATGCGCTGTACGGATTTAACGATTTCCATCACCTGTTAACCCGTCATGAGCAGGGAGCTATACATGCTGCAGACGGTTATGCACGGGCCAGCGGCAAGGTGGGCGTCTGTATCGCCACCTCGGGACCGGGGGCAACGAACCTGGTTACGGGAATTGCTACAGCCTACATGGACTCGGTCCCGCTGGTCGTCATCACAGGCAATGTAGCCACTACACTCATTGGAACGGATGCATTCCAAGAAGCTGACATCACCGGCATTACGATGCCGATTACGAAGCACAGCTATTTGGTCCGGAATGTAGAGGATCTGCCGCGTATTATTCATGAAGCTTTTCATATAGCAAACACAGGAAGAAAAGGTCCGGTACTAATTGACATTCCTAAGGATGTCTCGGCAGCGAAGACGATGTTCCATCCCGGTGAGGCCATGAACCTGCGGGGGTATAATCCAACGATTACGCCGAATCGCCTGCAATTAGACAAGCTGGCTGCGGCGATTGCCGAAGCTGAGCGCCCAGTAATTATTGCGGGAGGCGGAGTTATATATTCCGGAGGACATGAAGCGCTGCTCGAATTCGTAGAGCGGACGGAGATACCGATTACAACGACCTTACTGGGTCTGGGGGCATTCCCGAGCGGAAACAGCTTGTGGATGGGAATGCCGGGGATGCATGGCACTTACACAGCAAACCATGCGATCCAGCAATCGGATTTACTGATCAATATCGGTGCAAGATTTGACGACCGGGTCACCGGGGCGCTGGATGGCTTTGCACCTAAGGCCAAAATCGTCCACATCGATATCGATCCTGCCGAGATCGGCAAGAATGTCAAGGCCGACATCCCGATTGTAGGTGATGCGAAGACCGTGCTTGAACAGATGAACGGACTGGTGAAGCGTGCGAGTAAAGCCGACGCTTGGCGGGATCAGATCCGCAAGTGGAAAGCGGAGAAGCCGCTGAAGTACGTGGATTCCAATGAGGTATTGAAGCCGCAATGGGTCATTCAAATGCTGAATGATATGACCCATGGTCAGGCCATTGTTACCACAGACGTTGGCCAGCATCAAATGTGGACGGCTCAGTATTACAAGTTTAATCAGCCACGTTCCTGGATTACGTCTGGTGGCCTCGGTACGATGGGCTTTGGATTTCCTTCAGCAATCGGGGCGCAAATGGCTCAGCCGGATCGTCTAGTTATCTCGATTAACGGGGACGGCGGCATGCAGATGTGTTCACAGGAGCTTGCGATTTGCGCTATTAACAAAATCCCGGTAAAGATCGTAGTCCTCAACAACCAGGTGCTTGGGATGGTAAGACAGTGGCAGGAGCTGATCTATGAGAACCGCTACAGTCACATCGACCTGGCTGGAAGCCCTGATTTTGTTAAGTTGGCTGAAGCCTATGGAGTAAAGGGGCTTCGCGCGACAAACAAGGAGGATGCCCAGAAGGTATGGCAGGAGGCTATGGAGACTCCGGGGCCGGTTCTTGTGGAATTTGTCGTTCACAAAGGGGAAAATGTATATCCGATGGTTACCCAGGGGTCCCCTATCGATCAAATGCTGATGGGAGACTGTGAATAA
- a CDS encoding leucyl aminopeptidase, with protein sequence MSDNMVEVRWMSGQASLESEGRIKVSVITKQALKDGNVAEWLKPMVDTLERNHLFEGRLNQTYVMPLPEGASAEAVILVGGGERPLTSEDLRLSAAAAAKAAIRIQAEQVLFEVPALLSAWTVEGSSKEAAHALTEGFILGAYKPIHYRRETSAYEGVRRLTFYHEGAVVDQEAEGWKEGIASGQAFAAGTILSRDLTNLPGNLLRPEDLADTAVELAQRYGLEVEVLDESEMEERGMGGILAIGKGSVNPPRMISIKYQGRSDWDEVTGLVGKGITFDTGGISLKKAPGMADMISDMGGAASVLGVIEVLGRLRPEINVVAVIASAENMPSGSATKPGDLITTLSGRTIEMLNTDAEGRVVLADGMTYAREKGASRLLDIATLTGAVEVALGNVATGAVTNDETFLQGFIMASKQTGEKVWPLPSYPEYWDMLKSDVADLQNSPGRFGAAITAGLFIGTFAEGMPWIHLDIAGTAYLPKERGVDPKGGTGVMVRTITQWLITEK encoded by the coding sequence ATGAGCGATAATATGGTTGAAGTCCGCTGGATGAGCGGCCAAGCCTCCCTCGAGTCTGAAGGGCGTATTAAAGTGTCCGTGATCACCAAGCAAGCACTGAAAGACGGTAATGTGGCAGAGTGGCTGAAGCCTATGGTAGACACCTTAGAGCGCAATCATTTATTTGAAGGTCGTTTGAACCAGACCTATGTCATGCCTCTTCCCGAGGGTGCATCGGCAGAGGCGGTAATCCTTGTTGGCGGTGGCGAACGTCCGCTGACGTCGGAAGACTTGCGGCTTTCTGCTGCCGCGGCTGCAAAAGCTGCGATCCGAATCCAGGCCGAACAGGTGCTGTTCGAGGTTCCTGCCCTTCTTTCTGCATGGACGGTGGAAGGAAGCAGCAAAGAAGCGGCTCATGCGCTAACCGAAGGCTTTATACTTGGGGCCTATAAGCCTATCCATTATCGGAGAGAGACTTCCGCTTATGAAGGCGTTCGCCGTTTGACCTTCTATCATGAGGGTGCAGTAGTTGATCAGGAAGCTGAAGGCTGGAAGGAAGGGATTGCATCCGGACAAGCCTTCGCGGCAGGTACGATCCTAAGCCGTGATCTAACGAATCTTCCTGGCAATTTGCTCCGCCCTGAGGATTTGGCCGATACTGCGGTGGAATTGGCACAGCGGTACGGGCTGGAGGTAGAAGTTCTGGATGAGTCAGAAATGGAAGAGCGTGGAATGGGAGGGATTCTTGCTATAGGCAAAGGCAGTGTGAATCCTCCACGGATGATATCTATCAAGTACCAAGGCCGTTCGGATTGGGATGAAGTAACCGGTCTGGTGGGCAAAGGCATTACCTTTGATACAGGCGGAATCTCGCTGAAGAAGGCGCCTGGAATGGCAGACATGATCAGTGATATGGGGGGAGCTGCTTCCGTACTGGGAGTGATCGAAGTGCTCGGACGTCTTCGCCCAGAGATCAATGTAGTTGCCGTCATAGCTTCCGCCGAGAATATGCCGTCAGGCAGTGCCACCAAGCCGGGGGATTTGATTACTACGCTTAGCGGTCGCACTATTGAGATGCTGAATACGGACGCGGAAGGCCGGGTTGTGCTTGCAGACGGAATGACTTATGCCCGAGAGAAGGGAGCTAGCAGGCTGCTCGATATCGCGACACTAACTGGAGCGGTTGAAGTGGCGCTGGGTAATGTAGCCACGGGTGCAGTTACCAATGATGAAACCTTCCTACAAGGCTTCATCATGGCGTCCAAGCAGACCGGCGAAAAGGTCTGGCCGCTGCCAAGCTATCCAGAGTACTGGGATATGCTCAAGAGCGATGTAGCTGATCTTCAGAACAGTCCAGGAAGGTTTGGTGCCGCCATCACAGCCGGGCTGTTTATCGGTACCTTTGCTGAAGGAATGCCGTGGATTCATTTAGACATTGCCGGCACGGCATACTTGCCCAAAGAGCGCGGAGTAGACCCTAAAGGCGGCACAGGTGTTATGGTGCGCACGATTACGCAGTGGCTGATTACAGAGAAATAA
- a CDS encoding GNAT family N-acetyltransferase, with translation MIRYRRPKQDDPVIYNLIEEELVPYSQLSPSELSVIRQELPERLKRGVTLVASPDYESDPLAFVHFIMHGDLLYIDMLAVTRRQQHRRYGKTLMAHAESFALSRGAKRARVMVDGGNPRAHLFYNRLGYVTIRFIPKSGCYEMEKQLMPL, from the coding sequence TTGATTCGCTACCGCAGACCCAAACAGGATGATCCTGTAATTTATAACTTGATTGAAGAAGAGCTTGTCCCCTACTCTCAGCTTTCCCCAAGCGAGCTTTCCGTTATTCGTCAGGAGCTTCCTGAACGGCTGAAGCGTGGGGTTACCCTAGTGGCAAGTCCAGACTATGAATCAGATCCGTTGGCCTTTGTCCACTTCATCATGCATGGAGATCTACTTTACATCGATATGCTTGCCGTCACAAGACGACAGCAACACAGACGGTACGGCAAAACCCTTATGGCTCATGCCGAGTCCTTTGCCCTCTCCCGAGGAGCCAAGCGAGCAAGGGTAATGGTGGACGGGGGAAATCCCCGCGCCCACTTGTTCTACAACCGTCTTGGTTATGTGACGATTCGCTTCATTCCCAAAAGCGGCTGTTACGAAATGGAGAAGCAGCTTATGCCGCTTTAG
- the leuB gene encoding 3-isopropylmalate dehydrogenase produces MSEVKKIAVIAGDGIGPEVVAEAEKVLKKTEELFGYQFETEHALFGGIAIDQKGTPLPEETLDVCQRADAVLLGAVGGPKWDSNPKELRPETGLLGIRKALGLFSNLRPAVVFDCLKDASTLKPEVLEGTDLMVVRELTGGIYFGEKYRRDTDQGQEAVDTCAYNVNEVERIVRQAFEIAQKRRKKLASVDKANVLETSRLWREVVNRVAPEYPDVELEHVLVDNCAMQLLRRPSSFDVIVTENMFGDILSDEAAMLTGSIGMLASASLGEGSFGLYEPVHGSAPDIAGQNKANPIATILSVALMFRLTFGYAEAADAIEAAVAEVLNAGHRTGDIATDPARALSTTEMGDLIVAAMKKGA; encoded by the coding sequence ATGTCAGAAGTAAAAAAAATAGCGGTCATCGCTGGAGATGGCATCGGACCAGAGGTTGTAGCAGAAGCGGAGAAGGTGCTTAAGAAAACGGAGGAACTGTTCGGCTATCAATTTGAGACAGAGCATGCCTTGTTCGGAGGAATCGCTATAGATCAGAAGGGAACGCCGCTTCCTGAGGAGACTCTTGATGTATGTCAACGTGCAGATGCCGTTCTGCTCGGAGCCGTAGGCGGCCCAAAATGGGACAGCAATCCGAAGGAGCTTCGTCCCGAAACCGGACTGCTTGGCATTCGCAAAGCGCTCGGCCTGTTCTCTAACCTGCGACCCGCGGTTGTATTCGATTGCTTGAAGGACGCATCAACGCTGAAGCCTGAAGTCTTGGAAGGTACGGATTTGATGGTAGTTCGTGAGCTTACGGGAGGCATCTACTTCGGAGAAAAATACCGCCGGGATACGGATCAAGGACAAGAAGCGGTCGATACTTGTGCTTATAACGTAAATGAAGTAGAGCGCATTGTTCGCCAAGCATTCGAGATTGCTCAGAAGCGCCGCAAGAAACTCGCTTCGGTGGATAAAGCCAATGTGCTTGAAACTTCGCGGCTATGGCGTGAAGTTGTAAACCGTGTGGCTCCGGAGTATCCCGATGTTGAGCTTGAACATGTGCTTGTGGACAACTGCGCGATGCAGCTACTGCGCCGGCCAAGCAGCTTCGATGTAATTGTTACCGAGAATATGTTCGGCGACATCTTGAGTGATGAAGCGGCCATGCTGACAGGCTCCATCGGGATGCTGGCCTCCGCTTCGCTTGGAGAAGGCAGCTTCGGTCTGTACGAGCCTGTTCATGGTTCGGCTCCAGACATCGCCGGTCAGAACAAGGCGAATCCGATTGCCACGATCTTATCTGTGGCACTCATGTTCCGTCTCACCTTCGGCTATGCAGAAGCAGCTGACGCTATTGAAGCAGCAGTCGCTGAGGTGCTGAACGCCGGGCATCGGACAGGGGATATTGCTACAGACCCGGCGCGTGCACTAAGCACAACAGAGATGGGTGATTTGATCGTAGCGGCAATGAAGAAGGGCGCTTAA